GGTCGTCCCCAGAGCTCAGCCTACATTCCATTCTTGGCGCTCTTTAAATGATTCTGTAAGCACCTGGTTCTGTGTGTTCAATTCCCCGTGTAAAGCCAGCGCCTGGTTCGGTGTTCGATTCCCTGGGTAAAACCCGCCGGACAGGTTTGAGGTATCTGCAAATGAGCCCTGACTGATACACGAGGTGCCCCAAGTAATGCTCAGATGCCCGCATCTACCCTTGGAGTGCTAGTCGGGGCACCAGCAGGAAGATTAAAAGTGTTGAACCGAGGGGCGTTTAACGAAAGGACTGTCTGGAGATGTGCGAGGAGGGGAAGGGACCCGACCAGCAGTGCTGAGCGGGAGCTGCCTCATGCGGGCTCTGGGGAGCTGAGTGTTAAGTTGCCAGAAATCTGGGAGCAGTGTTCAATGCGGCcattattagaatttattttattttattttctaaaccaCTTCACTGACGCGCGTTTGACATGTACCCCCGCCCACACCCCTCGGCTTCCTCGCGAAGCTGTGTTTGCGCAGGCGCACTCGGGGGAGCGCGCAGTGCTCGGGAGCGGGGCTTCGTGAGGGAGCGCAGCCTCTCCAGCGCCGCCGAGCCGACGGGGTCTCCGGGGCGGCCCGTGGGCGGTGGGGCGGGCTGGGCGGCAACCAATCACACGCCAGGAGGCGCGCCTGAGGTGAGTTTGCGCAGGCGCACTGGGTATCTTTGCGCACGAAGGGGCGGAGCTTCGCGAGGAGCCTCAGTCGGCCAGCAGTGGGCGGAGAGAGCGGTGTCTCCGCGTCGGGTGTCTGAGGGGGACGGCGCGGCAGCCATGCAGGCCCCACACGACGGCGCGGGCGGAGCGGCGGGCGGTGCAGGGACGCCCAGTGGCCCTGGAGGCCCCACAGGCCATGGAGGCTGGGACGGCGCAGGAGAGGAGGGCGCTGCGGCCGCGGGAGCCCCCCAGGTCGAGGGGGCGTCGCTGGCCGCAGCGCAGGGTGAAGAGGCCTCCGCCTTGAGTGGAGCCCCGCGAAGCCCGATGCTCGAGTTGTATCCTTTACGAGGTGCCCCCGGGGTCGGTAGGGGCTGGAGGATGGGCAGCGTGAGGGGCAGCGGTGCCGGAGAGTGAGCAGGAGAGGGTTCAGAGGTTGGGCTGCACCACGAGGGACAGAAGGGAGTAGGGGGACCAAAGGTGGCTGGACCAAGCAGCCTGTGGGAGAAGCGGAGTTGCCTGGACGGAGGGGGGTGGCCTGAGGGTTCGGGGGTTACCTGAGGGGAGGCGGGGAAGAAGGCGGGCCTCAGACGGGACAGGGGCCCCGAACCATGAAGTCCATGTGGATGGCACCTGAACCGAATCTCCATCAGCACCCTCATGGTGCCTTTCCTGTCCTGCATGGATGCGGAGGTGGCCCGCAGGTACCTGACCCCGGGTGCTGAACCCTACCTCGGGGATGTTCAGAGGGAGCTCACGGTGATCGGTAGTGACCTGGTTATGTAAGTTGTCTAGACGGGcgagggggtggggagcgggaAGCTGGGCCCATCTCTGCTGAAGGGAGCTCTATTAGAGATGGGGAGACTGTAGGCTTGGTCCAAGGAGGGGCGTGGGGCACTGGGTCTGTCGCAGCCTGAGGGCCTTGCTCAGGGAGACACGGAAGAGCATGGCGAATGGCCACCTGTGGGGTGTAGGGGTTGGAGTGAGGAAGGCCAGGAGCCATCACCTTTAGagtgattttcttttcccttcgcTTTTAGCCGATTAACTGCTGAAGACTCTGGCATCTTGCAAATTTCCGTCGCCTCCTTGCTCAACCGGCTTTCCATAGTGGTGCAGACCATGCAGCACTTTGTGCCTCCATTTTTTGCTAAGACTCAGCCCGGAAAAGGGGGTTGAGATCACAAGAGTGTCCTGTCCTAGGCAGTGCATCCTTCCCGAGAGCCATGATCTTTCCAGTAGTTGCCACCCCCTAGCTGTTTCCTGTATGGGTACTTGGGCACTCTGTGCCCAGTTGTTTTGATTGGTGCTTAAATACTGCTaatcataaataataaaactgagcTAATATTTCATGTCTGTGTTTCTTTTCAGCATCCAGATTTTCTCGCCTTtgtcctggggtgggaggggaggttcTCGGGTTCAGATATTCAAGTAGTACAAAACAATTGACAATTTAGGAAATGGAAGACACTGAAAATTATTTCGGGCCTGTTGTTTGTCATTGACTACTGTCGGCATTTCGGAatacttttatagttttagagTTGTAGGTATGCAGTAAATGTATGACAATCATATAAAGAAGTAGGGTTTTTCAAGTTTGGCATTactttttttcctgaagtttttTCATCCAACATCTTGGCTTGACCTCTTTCTAAAAATTCTTCAGAAACATCTGAAGAATGGATGCATAAAAGATGCATTATAATGTAATTGCTCAACACTTAAATTGTTCTCACTTTTCCCCCATTGTACATAATGTTTCAACGGAATTCTTGTACATAAGTCTCTGCATGAATGGTTGTTTTCTTAATATAGATTCTGCGAGGTATATCTACAATACAAAATTGCTCTCCAGAAAATGTGCTTACCCCCACCAAAATGCTGGTTTTCTCACATCCCTCTCACTGCAGGATCTGTTTCCTGCCacgataaaaaacaaacaaacaaaaaacaaaaaaaaaactcacctcAGTTTGTATGAGCAGAAGAAAGACTCCAGAAACACTAGAATAAGGATTTTGTGCTTTACCAGCCTTGTTTCAGATCGGAGAATAAAAGTGCTGGGACACTTGGTTAAGTGTttcaggggtgaggggaaggcAGTGTAGTATAATCTTGGGAAAATGTAATTAAAACCCTAAATCCCCTTGTGTACatataattctcacaacaacctggTAAGCTCAGTGTTAACCTTATACCTTTTGTAGGTGAGGAATTGAGGCTCGGAGACTAAGTAACTTTCTCCAGATCACTCTGTTAGGAAGTGGTGGAGGCTGGATTTGAATCTAGGTCTATTTGATTCAAGCACCCACTCTTCTTAGCCATGGTATCACACCCACCTCAGCACTGCCACGTGGAGCCACCAGGATGCTGGGATAGTGTTTTCCTTCTGATCACTCCAGGGAATGAATGTCTATGTGACTAATGAAAAATGCAGCAATGGACAAGCGCAGGAAAAGTTGACTCCAGGAATTGAGAAGAGAAGGTTGATAAGAAACCCAGTCTTGGGGGTAGGGGtctaactcagtggcagagtgcctgcatagcatgtgtgaggtcctgggttcaatccctcaccaaaaaaacaaaacaaaaaaagaaacccaatctTGGCTTTCCAGTGGCTTCTCTATACTCCCAGGTCCTTTTGTATCTTGAAACCTTTGTTGGAGCCTCTTTGAAATGGATGTACAATGGTATGTACAATACCTGTTTCCCTGCCACTCTGCCCTCTCTCCTCAACTATGAAGAGGGCGCATTTCAGGTACTTTTAGTagctaagaaataaataatagaacaaAATCTTCTGCCAACCCAGAAAGTGTCTCCACAAAAGTAGAAGAAAGCTAGTTTTATTACTGAGTAGGCGTTGCATAGGATGTGACGCACGGCACAGGCAATCTGCTAAGAGATTCCAAAGACAAGTCTCGCCTTTTTTGTTTATAACCAAACAGCTACCACTCATTACACACATGTCCTCAAGTAAGAGGACTTGACACCACTAAGTCTCACATAGAATTCATCCTAAGTTTGCCTGGAAACTGTGGCAACTGTATGTTTAGTTACTTGGTGTTTTGGACTGAatgtgccccaccccacccctgccccttccaAATCCAtagttgaagccctaaccctggTATGGCAGtatggctgtatttggagatggggccttcaAGGACATGATTAAGGTTAATGAGGTCATAAGAATGAGGCCCTGGTCCAATAAAGATTACTGTTCTTATAGGAGGATGCCTGagagtgttctctctctctctttctcgctctctcgctctctcatctctctctctctgcatgtaCACTGA
This Camelus bactrianus isolate YW-2024 breed Bactrian camel chromosome X, ASM4877302v1, whole genome shotgun sequence DNA region includes the following protein-coding sequences:
- the LOC105081000 gene encoding EKC/KEOPS complex subunit LAGE3 isoform X1, with translation MQAPHDGAGGAAGGAGTPSGPGGPTGHGGWDGAGEEGAAAAGAPQVEGASLAAAQGEEASALSGAPRSPMLEFTLMVPFLSCMDAEVARRYLTPGAEPYLGDVQRELTVIGSDLVIRLTAEDSGILQISVASLLNRLSIVVQTMQHFVPPFFAKTQPGKGG
- the LOC105081000 gene encoding cancer/testis antigen 1 isoform X2; translated protein: MQAPHDGAGGAAGGAGTPSGPGGPTGHGGWDGAGEEGAAAAGAPQVEGASLAAAQGEEASALSGAPRSPMLEFTLMVPFLSCMDAEVARSRLTAEDSGILQISVASLLNRLSIVVQTMQHFVPPFFAKTQPGKGG